One Tomitella gaofuii DNA segment encodes these proteins:
- a CDS encoding ribbon-helix-helix protein, CopG family, translated as MERKIQGRDVSEQQIDQWVGEAEAGYDPQWLKKRMGRPARAEGAAQVVPVRMTDAELQAVMSRAKREHLNRSEAIRQALAQWADAS; from the coding sequence ATGGAGCGGAAGATCCAGGGACGTGATGTCTCCGAGCAGCAGATCGACCAGTGGGTCGGCGAGGCCGAGGCCGGCTACGACCCACAGTGGCTGAAAAAACGCATGGGCCGACCCGCACGGGCGGAAGGTGCGGCGCAGGTCGTGCCCGTGCGCATGACCGATGCGGAACTGCAGGCCGTGATGTCCCGCGCCAAGCGGGAACATCTGAATCGCTCCGAGGCGATCCGGCAGGCGCTGGCCCAGTGGGCCGACGCCTCGTGA
- a CDS encoding DUF2332 domain-containing protein, with protein MVSLTPAEHDLVMDTARRYRLFAEYEAHGNSPVYEQWCRGIADDPALIGLIDQLPLAKRQPNLVLGAARYLGVPESSFPEFRAWLLTHWEAVGAMARTRSTQTNECGRAAVLLPILASLQEPLSLIEVGASAGLCLFPDRFSYRYTMTGQKGAVREIDPQTGRSPVVLPCTVSGNAPLPTALPEVAYRAGVDVNPLDPHSDDDMRWLEALVWPGQDERLRRLRSAAKIARNEPPRVTTGDLTDTITDLVCAAPPGTTVVVFGSAVLNYIDPAARRTFEHTVRELPCHWVSNEGAVVIEPVTTRLPKSVSETRGQFVVTLDSTPLAYAGGHGQTLDWLAS; from the coding sequence ATGGTGTCGCTGACGCCGGCGGAGCATGATCTGGTCATGGATACCGCTCGCAGGTACCGGTTGTTCGCCGAGTACGAGGCACACGGCAACTCACCCGTCTATGAGCAATGGTGCCGCGGCATCGCCGATGATCCGGCGTTGATCGGGCTGATCGATCAGCTACCTCTGGCGAAGCGGCAGCCGAATCTCGTGCTCGGCGCTGCCCGCTATCTCGGTGTTCCCGAATCGTCGTTTCCGGAGTTCAGAGCGTGGCTGCTCACGCACTGGGAAGCTGTGGGCGCGATGGCCCGCACCCGCAGCACCCAGACCAACGAGTGCGGTCGCGCCGCGGTGTTGTTGCCGATACTCGCATCGTTGCAAGAGCCATTGTCGCTGATCGAGGTCGGTGCTTCGGCGGGGCTGTGCTTGTTCCCGGACCGATTCAGTTACCGCTACACCATGACGGGTCAGAAGGGTGCGGTGCGGGAGATCGACCCGCAGACGGGCCGATCCCCGGTCGTGCTGCCGTGCACCGTCTCAGGCAACGCACCGCTGCCCACGGCGCTCCCGGAGGTGGCCTACCGCGCCGGGGTCGATGTGAACCCGCTGGACCCGCATAGCGACGACGACATGCGCTGGCTCGAAGCGCTTGTGTGGCCCGGACAAGACGAACGTCTCCGGCGATTACGCTCTGCCGCCAAGATCGCGCGCAACGAGCCGCCGCGCGTGACCACCGGGGACCTGACCGACACGATTACAGACCTTGTCTGCGCAGCACCGCCCGGCACGACCGTTGTTGTTTTCGGTAGCGCCGTCCTCAACTACATAGACCCCGCCGCACGACGCACCTTCGAGCACACAGTCCGGGAGTTGCCCTGTCATTGGGTGAGCAACGAAGGTGCTGTCGTCATCGAGCCCGTGACCACCCGGCTCCCGAAATCTGTCTCCGAGACCCGCGGGCAGTTCGTCGTCACCCTCGACAGCACGCCCCTGGCCTACGCCGGCGGACACGGACAAACTCTCGACTGGCTCGCCAGCTGA
- a CDS encoding GrpB family protein, which translates to MSPERDERRHAAAEDLADAGGHDAPIRIVRYRDDWPRQFVAEAERLRPFVPDLVFHHIGSTAVPGLAAKPVIDLMAFAEKPDMLVEEIIAAGYQYPRAYNAVLGARRWFCRPSAAVRTHHLHLVADRDELDRNLHIRDVLRTREDLADEYAALKRDLARSANADREGYTAGKTAFIGRIGNLTL; encoded by the coding sequence ATGTCTCCGGAACGCGACGAGCGCCGTCACGCGGCCGCTGAAGATCTGGCAGACGCCGGCGGCCACGATGCGCCGATCCGGATTGTGCGCTACAGGGACGACTGGCCGCGTCAGTTCGTCGCAGAAGCAGAACGACTACGCCCGTTCGTGCCCGACCTTGTCTTCCACCACATCGGATCGACCGCCGTGCCCGGGCTTGCGGCAAAGCCAGTGATCGACCTGATGGCGTTCGCCGAGAAGCCGGACATGCTAGTGGAAGAGATCATCGCGGCCGGGTACCAGTACCCCCGCGCCTACAATGCTGTGCTCGGTGCACGGCGATGGTTCTGCCGGCCATCGGCAGCCGTGCGCACACATCACCTCCACCTCGTGGCAGACCGCGACGAGCTGGACCGCAACCTCCACATCCGTGACGTGCTCCGTACGCGGGAAGACCTCGCTGATGAATACGCGGCGTTGAAGCGCGACCTGGCACGATCGGCGAACGCTGACCGGGAAGGCTACACAGCCGGTAAGACTGCTTTCATCGGACGCATCGGGAACCTGACTTTGTAA